Proteins encoded together in one Microplitis mediator isolate UGA2020A chromosome 7, iyMicMedi2.1, whole genome shotgun sequence window:
- the LOC130671764 gene encoding ectopic P granules protein 5 homolog isoform X1, whose protein sequence is MEKTKSRQRRKKDRSRAYNIDRPIPDAPTMEEFECLLGESPTNYPRVEGIANMESELHSAAIDTSIYEKETVSQKEDKEEDDQDPQGSINPSSIHESVISIDEVDNTELPEASAPSNDSANDSQESETTFTSSSSATGKIETDLQETEKNYTSVIDQTFKSLDLNKSHDLNKLQKDLNQLQKDLDQSQKNLDQSKKDLNQTLRPDNNLTAQSSSNYQESSTKPTKPKLQPFTDTQLASLYTNTELSHLESFINDFIDSQLRANASRHQHRLHELLMSYLRVRNHMILNSLELENLKKTCKEVQKQLWHLDKASITESGECQDGNPVSASHEYSIAHFNQQALVSLTKNLSSIKDLLHNAQALYCYEAEMLKLQIECYVQRVSLSCRDLASLAQNASVCLVTNSVQVQSCAPELTELRTCITILFNFQRRVLKDGKFVLDSREWLSKLVAVLLRIATWQDHLFILNHVLRCPGGVTNWAAGFIQTPVAAKSRGISLSSLQDPYLDHMIATLATMLLPIKERDKFLEQVQLSLQDTSNPGDTVWVMLDEEGEEDEDISTAANLFESDLINLLNQIPVDKLFAQVLLIDKADAGYLQDKKGVTEHHMLRVIAFSTTLIRLFRQGLKTYDSPRYRQLAKRLCALIRDCVQYVSDQWEAFDKNQVFDRSMMDRLQLEYDCFFIRATMCIFSSRRLGAWQYLAAIPYQLISSSALWNIFYCLHKVQDNEVVSQPQVDSLGEWETELNSSLLKQFEEKLIDMPGDESYFLLTTFANMAMARTFRDYDFIRATTIDLFRIGFLSEKTQESCSKDARSLLSNLTNKYPALLSDILIKLRDNFGSVGKLSLYLFTELSIGKWIPKEEDLGILSGWLHNYGLGSTESHLARLILTHLNWGLDRNGDLYLPQHLHYRIAVLIVELMIKYVPETPGQSTSLLESVKNVSAIVRPQNNEQAFSLWAWEMVTRLRLHATDTTESNCRNAIMNPAEAFFHVPDMDTDPALEVLLQGVREKQPIACWVSVLMTQWGHSIPLICTKGFTQLSILQCFYKYEQILIALHCVVPLFIECSDSLYKNERFCALVSSLVMADRTYVKMAKNLIAPEFPGPIMRQFGWMIESHMINFKRYCLQNPEPLVQLWLNILVRIPDWNRDNNVMYLMDIVIRAAFFHLDARKTTENIFQALYTLSFEGTNENLGTGKSSGSIGSFLNWATGTGSSPSLLGGSTPSIWLAYLILLTEQQERELKTGLWREFLRELSLPSKTSVDSALKRACSSLKLTSFGSNSLAIYRWSQQALDTPLDHPLLPLLWQNFFTLFLARVPTASGVVDRGGLGDKFFEGMINLSYLKKLKKRLNETTEYYQVKGERDCDNGHPITDERRVFYFNTAKFYKTLSLWLEEPRLQETGLYLPALPPQYMSQKLIVLMQGDHSPWLEYIDYDRIINEQLTSLNDWQRTCHRVPDESPTRSPAKSPTSAALNSTELDPIQRIYRRLTTYECPESPPLLAKHNVLIENISHESLHSPDKVLRTVQPHLKVILDYATTYNLMVSEHTAADCTFLELIPTLYREVDTRVTLHALCDPAPVGSRRRSGTPPTVHCAGPAVIRIKISEARVSEGIDALISQNRAEYENLLIKACQPPPSKVTQGCVFIDHLIALLEHELNVHRTCENTAVLQDLQATGVQLFYYLVDIYNEEAALCLPTKQLITTCVEKLGQLFISGEESQGPRLLSTIIQRSTLGGLLGPHFTPVAGGAVNFLPMYSTVVDLSTSGNADQCFVLLSKFDVSAWLNYRRPRLSERSTFIELVSKALCNIGLTPEDDKLILHELFRNHLRLVLLHEFPEHYGEVLGAILRGSEGQNLSLDVWRDLLAALSGRSRCVVLHPCKVREEIRRYATEQRLLSRQEIHDTAVLLSKHFMKERLQYGLYGLYPKYRVYNEPLNMFLGMIGHALVVLTLQFDRGSLADQLCERIWPVLSDMFAPWITPYWTRNLREPTAAWIQQLTDDRSVLLPWIITDGPYANKTVAIFVECIRFIIDTMPASCKILGYLWQFYVTNFANASIKDHILNVIHGNFLSLPWDKFLPGLTDVEFMVKVVDQYLPDSHLFLGSIFVMINWTTWINDVLATQPIAVAARMHVCLLNLLVKLSNEPNVRQNEKAVQLVVEAEKFAWHLVDSTVYDQVVNWHVMSSDPRVILSATGSNNQNQVHQVDVAVNNLLKIVAAYDATVTHFHPTTLKKRQIYVRSTVKLLVNCTTRHKSLISTNVKAFTATLSKMLDDMEVIITSTVSENQQAAEAGLLITELLHSVNQSSFLVDQLRVSWCTWLENKTATSPILLGILRVIGMAVTSPATLGEITEAALESYFRHSIADDVEPSWSSVLAILQPVVPRQPPIEGVLVAEGRLLALYAVLMKRLPSCRDIREEGMMLVNLVDWIAAIKPNDVVEEKFPLLWAKAFELAYRQCQYNENTIIAARSLKRLARALLAVADDAGQGWGILGAIGLRKGSQLSIRCKFLARVLGTYCFAQLPDSKSEQQVVRFTPHAPGVAPTRSNDLDTMDVRPSADALKGLQTLESLSANKQYGELKGDIEQAIKIIRDSANSLHNAVNILGLITTELYNEKYLHVLME, encoded by the exons atggaGAAAACCAAATCACGAcag cgACGTAAAAAAGATAGAAGTCGGGCCTACAATATAGATCGGCCAATACCGGATGCACCGACGATGGAAGAATTCGAATGTCTTCTGGGCGAGTCTCCGACAAATTATCCTCGGGTCGAAGGAATCGCAAACATGGAAAGCGAGTTGCATTCAGCTGCGATTGACACTTCGATTTACGAGAAAGAAACCGTGTCTCAGAAAGAGGACAAGGAAGAAGATGATCAAGATCCACAGGGTTCAATAAATCCATCAAGTATCCACGAGTCAGTGATATCAATTGACGAAGTCGATAATACTGAATTACCGGAAGCTTCCGCGCCTTCTAATGACTCAGCGAACGACAGTCAGGAATCGGAAACAACTTTTACGTCTTCGTCATCCGCGACAGGAAAAATAGAAACAGACTTACAggaaacggaaaaaaattatacgtcAGTTATCGATCAAACATTTAAGTcattagatttaaataaatcccaTGACCTGAACAAACTGCAAAAAGACTTGAACCAGCTTCAAAAAGATTTAGACCAGTCGCAGAAAAATTTAGATCAGTCTAAGAAGGATTTGAATCAAACACTTCGTccagataataatttaaccgCTCAATCTTCTTCTAATTATCAGGAGTCATCAACAAAACCAACTAAACCCAAACTTCAACCGTTCACAGACACTCAGCTGGCTTCTCTTTACACCAACACTGAACTGTCTCACCTCGAAAGTTTCATAAACGATTTCATAGACTCGCAACTCCGCGCAAATGCTTCTCGTCACCAACATCGTCTCCACGAGCTCCTAATGAGTTACCTCCGCGTCCGCAATCACATGATTCTCAACTCCCTCGAGCTGGAGAACCTCAAAAAAACTTGCAAAGAAGTCCAGAAGCAGCTGTGGCACCTAGACAAAGCCTCGATAACCGAATCCGGGGAATGCCAAGACGGAAATCCGGTCAGCGCGAGCCACGAGTACTCGATAGCACATTTCAATCAACAGGCTCTGGTGTCGCTCACTAAAAACCTCTCATCAATAAAAGACTTGCTGCATAATGCCCAAGCTCTCTACTGCTACGAAGCGGAAATGCTTAAACTTCAAATCGAGTGTTATGTCCAGCGCGTTTCTCTTTCGTGTCGTGATCTGGCTTCTCTTGCCCAAAACGCGTCAGTTTGTTTGGTGACAAACAGCGTCCAAGTGCAGTCATGTGCGCCCGAGTTAACAGAACTTCGTACTTGCATAACAATCCTGTTTAATTTCCAACGGCGGGTATTGAAAGACGGAAAATTTGTTCTTGATTCCCGCGAGTGGTTATCAAAACTAGTGGCGGTGTTATTACGGATCGCCACCTGGCAAGATCATTTGTTTATACTAAATCACGTGCTGCGTTGTCCTGGAGGCGTAACGAACTGGGCAGCGGGTTTCATTCAAACTCCAGTGGCGGCAAAATCACGGGGAATAAGTCTGTCAAGTCTCCAAGATCCGTACTTGGATCACATGATAGCGACATTGGCGACTATGCTGCTGCCTATCAAGGAACGCGATAAATTTCTCGAGCAAGTCCAGTTGTCTCTGCAGGACACGTCGAATCCTGGAGACACGGTCTGGGTGATGCTCGACGAAGAGGGCGAAGAAGACGAGGACATTTCTACTGCtgctaatttatttgaaagtgATTTGATTAATCTGCTCAATCAAATTCctgttgataaattatttgcccagGTCTTGCTGATTGATAAAGCGGATGCTGGTTATCTGCAAGACAAGAAGGGTGTAACTGAGCATCACATGTTGAGGGTAATTGCATTTTCTACAACTTTGATTCGGTTATTTCGCCAGGGACTGAAGACTTACGACTCGCCGCGTTATAGACAATTAGCGAAACGTCTGTGCGCTTTGATACGCGACTGCGTTCAGTATGTCAGCGATCAGTGGGAAGCTTTTGACAAGAACCAGGTCTTTGATCGGTCAATGATGGACAGGTTACAGCTAGAGTACGATTGTTTCTTCATACGCGCAACGATGTGCATATTCTCGTCCCGACGTCTTGGTGCTTGGCAGTATCTAGCAGCTATTCCTTATCAATTGATATCATCGTCAGCTCTgtggaatattttttactgtctgCACAAAGTCCAGGACAACGAAGTTGTCTCACAGCCACAAGTGGACAGTCTGGGCGAATGGGAAACGGAACTGAATTCGTCTTTGCTGAAACAGTTTGAAGAAAAGCTGATAGACATGCCGGGAGATGagtcatattttttgttgacgACCTTCGCTAACATGGCAATGGCCAGGACATTCAGAGACTATGATTTCATACGCGCTACGACGATTGATTTATTTAGGATTGGATTTTTAAGCGAGAAGACTCAAGAGTCCTGCTCCAAAGATGCTAGATCATTGTTATCTaatttaacgaataaatatcCTGCGTTATTGTCAGACATTTTGATAAAACTGCGTGATAATTTTGGGTCCGTGGGCAAACTAAGTCTGTATTTGTTTACAGAACTGTCTATCGGAAAATGGATACCGAAGGAAGAAGATCTAGGAATTTTGTCTGGTTGGTTGCATAACTACGGACTAGGATCCACGGAAAGTCATCTCGCGCGTTTGATACTGACGCATTTGAACTGGGGGTTGGATAGAAATGGCGACTTATACCTGCCTCAACATCTGCACTATCGGATCGCTGTGCTAATAGTCGAGTTGATGATAAAATATGTACCTGAGACTCCTGGACAGAGCACTTCCCTGCTAGAGAGCGTTAAAAATGTATCTGCGATTGTGAGACCGCAAAATAATGAACAAGCGTTTTCGCTGTGGGCGTGGGAAATGGTGACGAGATTGCGCCTCCATGCTACCGACACCACGGAGTCTAATTGCCGCAACGCAATAATGAATCCTGCGGAAGCTTTCTTCCATGTCCCGGACATGGACACCGATCCAGCGCTGGAGGTTTTGCTCCAGGGTGTGCGCGAAAAGCAGCCGATCGCTTGCTGGGTTTCGGTGCTGATGACTCAGTGGGGACATTCGATCCCGCTGATTTGCACGAAAGGGTTCACACAGCTTTCGATACTGCAGTGTTTCTATAAATATGAACAAATACTAATTGCATTGCACTGTGTGGTGCCTTTGTTTATTGAGTGCAGTGACTCTTTGTACAAAAATGAACGGTTTTGTGCATTAGTCAGTTCGCTGGTGATGGCAGACAGGACTTATGTGAAGATggctaaaaatttgatcgctCCGGAGTTTCCTGGCCCTATTATGAGACAGTTTGGTTGGATGATCGAGTCAcatatgattaattttaagag ataCTGTCTACAAAACCCCGAACCATTGGTTCAGTTATGGCTGAACATACTAGTCCGCATCCCCGACTGGAATCGTGATAATAATGTCATGTATCTAATGGATATTGTTATCCGTGCGGCGTTTTTCCACTTGGACGCGCGAAAAACCACCGAAAATATTTTCCAGGCGCTTTACAcg CTTTCATTTGAAGGAACTAATGAG AATTTAGGGACCGGTAAATCATCAGGCTCAATTGGGTCCTTTTTGAATTGGGCTACAGGCACTGGTTCATCGCCAAGTCTCCTCGGTGGCTCGACCCCTTCAATCTGGCTGGCTTACTTGATCCTCCTCACCGAGCAACAAGAGCGTGAACTGAAAACCGGTCTTTGGCGAGAATTTCTTCGCGAATTGTCATTGCCCTCAAAGACATCAGTAGACTCAGCATTGAAACGCGCGTGTAGTTCTCTGAAACTGACATCATTCGGTTCCAATTCCCTTGCAATTTATCGGTGGTCTCAGCAAGCTCTCGATACGCCTCTAGATCATCCTCTGCTGCCGCTTCTTTGGCAGAACTTCTTCACGCTTTTCTTAGCGCGCGTACCCACGGCCTCCGGCGTCGTAGATCGCGGCGGCCTGGGCGATAAGTTCTTCGAAGGGATGATCAACCTTAGCTACCTTAAGAAACTTAAAAAACGCCTAAATGAAACCACGGAGTACTATCAAGTAAAAGGAGAACGTGATTGCGATAACGGGCATCCCATAACGGATGAACGTCGTGTATTTTACTTCAACACTgccaaattttataaaactctgAGTCTGTGGCTCGAAGAACCACGTTTACAAGAGACTGGTCTTTATTTACCTGCCTTACCGCCTCAATACATGTCGCAGAAACTCATTGTCCTGATGCAAGGCGACCACAGTCCTTGGCTAGAGTACATTGACTACGACCGTATCATAAACGAACAATTGACGTCCCTCAACGATTGGCAACGTACTTGTCACCGTGTTCCTGATGAATCTCCAACTAGATCTCCCGCAAAGTCTCCAACTTCTGCAGCCTTAAACTCGACAGAGTTGGATCCAATTCAGCGGATTTACCGCCGACTGACGACGTACGAGTGCCCAGAATCACCTCCGCTATTAGCAAAACACAATGTACTGATAGAAAACATATCACACGAGTCTCTGCACAGTCCAGACAAAGTTCTAAGGACAGTGCAGCCTCATTTGAAAGTAATACTCGACTACGCCACGACCTACAACCTCATGGTATCCGAGCATACTGCAGCAGACTGTACGTTTTTAGAACTGATTCCTACTTTGTACCGCGAAGTAGATACACGCGTTACCTTACACGCTCTGTGTGATCCAGCTCCCGTTGGGTCACGTCGTCGTTCGGGGACCCCACCTACTGTACACTGCGCTGGGCCCGCGGTGATTCGTATTAAAATATCTGAAGCACGCGTCAGTGAAGGCATTGACGCCCTGATATCCCAGAATCGTGCGGAATACGAGAACTTGCTGATCAAAGCGTGCCAACCACCGCCCAGTAAAGTAACTCAGGGCTGCGTATTTATAGATCATTTGATTGCCTTACTCGAGCATGAGCTAAATGTTCACCGTACTTGTGAAAATACTGCCGTTTTACAAGACCTCCAAGCTACTGgtgttcaattattttactacctCGTTGATATTTACAATGAAGAAGCCGCTCTGTGCTTACCAACCAAGCAGCTGATAACCACCTGCGTCGAAAAGTTGGGACAGTTGTTCATTAGCGGGGAAGAGAGTCAAGGCCCGCGTTTACTCAGCACCATAATCCAGAGGTCTACACTAGGTGGCCTTCTGGGTCCACATTTCACGCCGGTTGCAGGTGGCGCAGTAAACTTTCTGCCGATGTACTCGACGGTAGTCGATCTATCAACCAGCGGCAACGCTGATCAGTGCTTTGTGCTGCTATCGAAATTTGATGTCAGCGCTTGGCTTAACTACCGACGCCCTCGTCTGAGCGAAAGATCGACTTTCATAGAACTTGTGTCCAAAGCGCTTTGCAACATAGGGCTCACTCCGGAAGATGATAAGCTGATTCTGCATGAGCTCTTTCGTAATCATTTGCGTCTGGTTCTGCTGCACGAGTTCCCCGAACACTATGGCGAAGTTCTAGGCGCTATTTTACGCGGCAGCGAGGGCCAGAATTTGTCTCTGGATGTCTGGAGGGACTTGCTGGCTGCTTTGAGCGGTAGATCTAGGTGCGTGGTGCTCCATCCATGTAAAGTTCGCGAAGAAATTCGTAGATACGCGACCGAACAACGTTTACTCTCAAGACAAGAGATTCATGACACCGCTGTGCTACTGAGCAAACATTTTATGAAAGAACGCTTGCAGTACGGGCTGTATGGATTGTATCCCAAGTACCGGGTGTACAATGAGCCGCTGAATATGTTCCTAGGCATGATCGGGCACGCGTTGGTCGTCTTGACGCTGCAGTTCGACCGCGGATCGCTCGCTGATCAACTGTGCGAGCGTATTTGGCCAGTACTGAGTGACATGTTCGCGCCCTGGATCACTCCCTACTggactagaaacttgagggaACCCACTGCTGCATGGATCCAGCAGCTGACTGATGACAGGAGCGTCTTGCTACCCTGGATCATCACCGACGGGCCTTACGCCAATAAAACCGTAGCTATTTTTGTCGAATGCATCAGATTTATCATCGATACGATGCCAGCGAGCTGTAAAATACTCGGATATTTGTGGCAATTCTACGTGACTAATTTCGCAAATGCTTCTATCAAAGACCACATTCTCAATGTAATACACGGTAACTTTCTGTCACTGCCTTGGGATAAGTTCTTACCAGGACTCACTGATGTCGAGTTCATGGTGAAAGTCGTTGACCAGTATCTGCCTGacagtcatttatttttgggGAGTATTTTTGTTATGATCAACTGGACCACGTGGATCAATGACGTATTGGCTACGCAACCGATTGCCGTAGCGGCGAGGATGCACGTTTGTTTGCTTAACTTGCTAGTAAAGTTATCAAACGAACCGAATGTAAGACAGAATGAGAAGGCAGTCCAGTTGGTAGTAGAAGCAGAGAAGTTTGCGTGGCACTTAGTTGACTCTACTGTGTACGACCAGGTCGTCAATTGGCATGTAATGAGCTCTGATCCACGAGTTATCCTCAGCGCCACTGGATCCAACAATCAGAACCAGGTTCACCAAGTAGATGTCgctgttaataatttactgaAAATTGTTGCGGCCTACGATGCGACAGTGACTCATTTTCATCCCACGACCTTGAAAAAACGTCAGATTTATGTCCGCTCGACGGTTAAATTGCTAGTCAACTGTACGACGCGTCATAAATCATTGATATCAACGAATGTCAAAGCTTTTACGGCAACTCTATCAAAGATGCTTGATGACATGGAAGTTATTATCACGAGCACAGTTTCAGAAAATCAACAAGCAGCGGAGGCAGGTCTGCTGATCACTGAGCTGCTCCACTCTGTTAACCAGAGCAGTTTCCTCGTTGATCAGCTGCGGGTGAGCTGGTGCACCTGGTTAGAGAACAAGACTGCGACGAGTCCTATTCTCCTGGGCATACTCCGGGTCATTGGGATGGCGGTGACTTCCCCGGCGACTTTAGGCGAGATCACTGAAGCGGCATTGGAGTCGTACTTCAGACACAGTATTGCGGATGATGTTGAACCTTCTTGGAGCAGTGTTCTGGCTATTCTGCAGCCGGTTGTTCCTAGACAGCCGCCTATTGAAGGAGTCCTGGTAGCTGAAGGCAGACTATTGGCTCTGTACGCTGTGCTGATGAAACGTCTGCCGTCTTGTAGGGACATCAGGGAAGAAGGAATGATGCTGGTTAATCTCGTTGATTGGATAGCAGCTATTAAACCaaa tgatgtAGTTGAAGAGAAGTTTCCTCTGCTGTGGGCTAAAGCATTTGAACTAGCGTACCGCCAATGCCAGTACAATGAAAATACAATAATTGCCGCTAGATCATTAAAAAGACTCGCACGAGCACTTCTGGCAGTCGCCGATGATGCAGGACAAGGTTGGGGGATTCTTGGAGCCATTGGTTTAAGAAAGGGGTCACAATTATCAATCAG ATGTAAATTTTTAGCACGCGTACTAGGCACCTACTGCTTCGCACAACTTCCGGATTCAAAATCCGAGCAACAAGTAGTGCGTTTTACCCCCCATGCACCGGGTGTCGCGCCGACAAGATCAAATGATCTCGACACGATGGACGTACGGCCTAGTGCGGATGCTCTCAAAGGCTTGCAGACCCTCGAGAGTCTTTCAGCAAACAAACAGTATGGAGAATTGAAGGGCGACATCGAACAAGCTATCAAAATAATACGCGATTCCGCAAACTCACTGCACAATGCTGTTAATATCCTTGGGCTCATCACCACTGAGCTGTACAATGAAAAATATCTTCACGTACTCATGGAATAA